DNA from Methanomassiliicoccus luminyensis B10:
CAGACCTCCGCGGAGAGGATGAGGAGGGCCACCATCCTCCGCGCCGACGGCGAGAAGACCGGGGCCATCCTGAGCGCGGAAGGGCAGAAGAGAGCGCGCATCCTCCAGGCCGAGGGTGTGAGGCAGTCCAAGGTCCTGGAGGCAGAGGGCGAGAGGCTCGCCATCATCCTGCAGTCGCAGGGTGAGGCCCAGAAGCTGCGCATCCTGTCGGTGGGCGCCAGCCCGCTGGACTCCAAGGCGCTGACGGTGCTGTCGCTGCAGACCATGCAAGCGCTGGGCGAGGGGCAGTCGACCAAGTGGATCGTGCCCTTCGAACTGTCCCGCGTGATGGAAGGCGTGTCCGAATACTTGGGCACGGGCCGGCAGACCCCCGCGAGGGATGTGACGTCCCAGGAGGACATCGAGCGGGCCGTAGGGAGGCCCGAGGACATCCTTGGCCCCATCCCCACCGCCGAGGAGCTCCGCGCCGAGCTGAAGAACCTCGAGGAATCGATGGAACTGGAGAAGGCCAAGGCCGAGGCCATCGCCAAGGATAAGGACAAGCACTCCGTCTAAACCACTTCCCCAATCCTTTTCATTTTTCTCCACATGTGCTGTGACCTCGGTCTCTTTTTTCGGGCCTAATATCTCGACGCCCGAGATGGAGGCGGTGGAAGGAGCCTGCCCTTTGCTGTTCCAGCAAGAAAGAAGGCAAAAGGATTAAACGAGGGGCGATGCCAATCCTAGCGTCTAGGTGGTGGTGTCCTGAACCCGGAGATGGCAAGTCCCCGCGATGCGGCCAAGAGGGATTCCCGTCGGAGGATCGCCGAGCTCAGTAACTCCATGCTCAAGGGCATGGACCAGGGGCCGGCCTCCCACGCGATGAGGGAGGCGAGGTCGCTGCTCGACTACGCCGAAGAGATTATAGCCCCAGATCTCCCAGAGGCGGAGGACCTGTACGCCCGCCTGGTCATATCCCGGACCATTCCCTTCATCGCCGAGGCGGCATACCCCGCTCAAAAGCACCTGAGGTTGATGGCATCGGCGCACATTCTCACCAACATCCTGCGCTCGGAGATCGAGTCCACCGACGAGGAGTACGCCACCGCTCAGTTCGAGGAGCTGGAGTCCGATCTCGCCAACCTCGAGGGTGTGGACATCACTAACCCCTCTATTGACAACCGCCTGCTGGCCATATTCGAGGGCCTGATGGAGCTGGCCTCGGCCTTCGGGCTCACCGACGTCGATGATCTGGACATCCGCAGGTAGGCATGGCCCGGCGCCGCCACGGCACCATATAGGCGGACCAGTCTGGTGCATCGATGTTCCATCATCGTGCGGTACGATGCGTGAACTATTCTGGTTCTGACCTCACCAGCGGACGTTCCGGTCGGTCCGGCCCGGAGGCTGCGCAGAAATCTCGGTTTTACGGTCAATAATGGACAGCTATGTCCGGGGCTTCATGACTTTCCGCCCATTCCTCAGCGAATAACTAAATAGTGCGGGTTGGACAGCCAAAAAAATCAGCTGGGCGGCCGAGTGCGAACGTGCTCGAGCGCGCTCAATTGAAGGATGGAGACAAAAGAACGGAGAAAAATGAAAAACCCTGAGAATGGAGATAGATCATGAAAAAAGCAAATATCTTGGTCGTATTCGGCATCGCCCTGGCCATAGTATTGTCCGTAGCGGCGGTCTCGTACTCCGCTCAAGGTCCTTCCAACAATACCGCGGGCTCCGGCTCGGGCACCTGGCAGGACACAGCGGTGGTGCCGTTGAGCATGAACTCGCAGCTGAGCCTGGATGGCCAGGTGGACCGGAACGCGCCTTCCGGCGTCGTCATCCTGCAGATGAGCGAAGACACCGATGCGGTCAACTATCAAGTATGGGTAGCGAACATCGCTCCTCCCGACGAGGTCACCATTGACCTTGGGTCGGGGACAGCGGTCCAGCTTTACCCCGCTGGAGTCGGCCCCATTGATGATGCCTCGGGAACATTCACCGGCCTTTTGGCGATGGGCACGTTCATCAGTTCGGACCTCATAGGGCCGATGCAGGGTCAGAGCATCTCTGACTTCGTGTCAGCCCTGAAGGATGGGCGGATGAGCATAACCGCTCAAACCGCCAGCGTCCCTGATGGCGTGATAAGCGGACAGATCGACGCGAGCACCATCTGGGAGAACGCAAAGCTGGTGCCCATGCTGCCGGTGCAGAAACTGACCCCGAACTTGTTCAGTCAGTTTCTGGACCGTGTTGGGCTGGATTCGCCGCTGACCAATCCCGCCGTTACCGACGCGGTCCTCTCGAACCTCGTGGGAAAGGATATCGGCTCCATCCTGTGGAACATTCCCTGGGGTGGGGCGATGATCTCCAATGAGAACGGCGCGCTCCATTATGGCGTCTGGGCGTTCAATGTGGCCAGCGAGACAAAGGTGACCCTGAACTACGGAGACGCAAAACTGGAGGGGCCGAGCGTGGCATCGCTGTGCTCCGGTGCAGGTCCTGCCGCTGACGGCGTCGTCAGAGGGATGGTGGCCGAAGGCTACCTGGCCGAGAGCGATCTGGTCGGACCCCTGCAGGGCCATGGCATCTCTGACCTTGTCAAGGCCATAGACTCAGGGAACATATTCATCACCCTGGACCCGGCCCAGAGCAACGTCAAGGCGCTCAAGGCGCAGCCGTACTCCCTGGCCGAAGTGGCGTAAATGATCTTCCCGTGGGAACGGTCAAACCCTTTCCCCTCTTTCTTTAATACAACGCCTTGTTAGCTGCGCCGGACCGGCGGGACCGCGTCGCATCCCGCTTATCGATCCGATGGACGGTCCATCCAGGCACAGCGTGCCCGATGAAGGGGACGCCCCCTGGATCGAGGCTCGGCCGTCTGGAAGCAAGGGCCGGCAAGCACGCCCCTCCGCCAAGGATCGCGAAGATGATGGCCCAACGTCCAAGCACATTGTCCACGTCCATTTTTATTTGTAAGAGCGAAGCCTCTGAGAGGGGACAAGCGTAAGAGCGATATGGCCCCTGCTCCAATAGTAACGTCATGTACCAGGACCTGATGAGATTGGATGACGACCCCAAAGTGCGGGTCAAGGCCATTCTGGGCTCGCTTGATAAACGAAAAAGCCCAGATGAGATGGAGGGCCCGCTGCGCGAGCTCCTTGAAAATATCGACCCCTTCGAGCTCGACAGGGCCGAGGAGGAGCTCATTGATGATGGCGTCACCCTCGATGACATCAAGCATATTTGCGACGCCCACTCCCGGGCCATTACCGAGGTGACGGAGGCCCAGGAGAACTTCCTCGAGCTGCCCGGGCACCCCATCTACACGCTGATGGAGGAGCATCTCAACATCCTCCGGTTCGTGGAGGGCCTCCGGGCCTCGGCCCGCGCCATCAGGGAGGACGACGGGGACATGGGTGACAACACGACACTGTCGGAGTTCGGGCCGTTCATGAAGGAATCGCAGAAGCACTTCCAGAGGGAAGAGGACGTCCTGTTCCCGCTGCTCGAAAGGCACAGGATGATGAGGGCGCCGGCGGCGCTGTGGTCCGAGCACGACGTGCTGAGGTCCAAGGAAAAGGAGATCAGCCAGCTCATAGCCAAGCGGGGCTCCATGAGGAGCGAGGACTTCGCTCCCGCCTTCGAGTGCAGGGTAGCCCAGCTCCTCAGCCTCCTCAACGCCCACTTCTACAAGGAGAACCATGAGCTGTTCCCCATGGCCATCAAGTCCCTGGACGCCCACGAGTGGAACGATGCCAAGAAGCAGTTCGACGAGATCGGATGCGGCGGACCCGTCCCCCGGCACGGCACCGTAGGGTTTACTAGCGCGGAAGTCCCAACCTCTCAGATAGTAGAGGAGATATCCATGCCGACCGGGAACTTGACCTCTGAGGAGCTGGAAATGATAATGGACCGACTGCCGATGGACCTGACCTACGTGGACAAGGACGACAAGGTAAGGTTCTTCACCACGTCCCCGGACCGCATATTCGGGAGGACGCCCGCCGTCATAGGACGTAAGGTCCAGGACTGCCATCCCCAGAAGAGCGTGCACGTGGTACAGCAGATACTCGACGACTTCAAGGCCGGGAAGCGCGACCAGGCGGAGTTCTGGATCGACATGGGCGGGAAGACCGTCTACATCCGGTACCTCGCGCTCAAGGACAAGCAGGGGAAGTACCAGGGCGTTCTTGAGGTCACTCAGGACATCACCCGTCCGCGGGAGCTGCAGGGCGAGAGGCGTCTGTTGGGCGAGAAATAGAAGGGTGGTTCGGGCCTCCCAGGGGAGGCTTTTTATCGCTCCTCGGCATTGTAAACGGCGTGAGCGAGGATTGGACCGAGGTCTACCGCCCCCGCGACCTCAGCGAAGTGGTGGGCAACCCCAAAGCGGTCGAGCAGCTGAAGGCCTGGGCGGACGCCTGGGAGGGCGGTCGCCCTGCCAGGAAGGCCGCGGTCCTCATCGGCACCCCGGGGACGGGGAAGACCAGCGCCGCGCTCGCCCTGGCGGCCGAATACAAATGGGACGTGGTGGAGATGAACGCCTCGGACCAGCGCAATGCCGACGCCATCAGGGGCATCGCGCTGAGGGGCGCTCTCGGTCAGACCTTCTCGAGCACCGGTGAGTTCCTCTCCACCAAGGAAGGCAAGCTCAAGCTCATCATACTCGACGAAGCGGACAACATCAGCGGCCAGGAGGATAGGGGCGGGGTTCCGGCAATGGCCGAGCTGATACGCTCCACCAAGCAGCCGGTGATACTCATAGTCAACGACTGGTACTCCCTGTCCCGGAAGAGCTCGGCACTGAAGACCGAAACGGAGCAGATCAAGTTCGCCACCATTCGGTCCGTTACCGTGCGCGGGGTGCTCCGAAAGATCGCCCGGGACCGGGGGGTCCGCATCTCCGACCGCGCGCTGGAGCTGCTGGCCGAAAAGTCCAAGGGGGACCTCCGCTCGGCCATCCGGGACCTGCAGGCCGTCGCCACGGGGGTGGAGGAGGTGAACGAGAGCAGCGTCATGGCGGTGGACTCCCGCGACGTGGAGAAGAACATGAACTCGGCCCTGGACGACGTCCTGAAGCACCGGGACCCCGCCCAGGCCCGCCGGTCCCTCGGACTGGTGGACGAGACCCCCGACACCAAGCTCCTGTGGATCGAGGAGAACCTGCCGCTGGTATACCGGGATCGCCTGGACCTCTACCACGGCATGGACCGGGCGGCCAGGGCCAGCTCGTTCCTGGGGCGGGTGTACCGCCGCCAGTACTTTGGGTTCTGGTCCTATGCCAGCGACCTGATGTCGTACGGAGTGTGCGCCGCCAAGCAGAGGGAGTACCACGGGTTCATGAGGTACAGCTTCCCCCAGTACCTGATGAGGATGTCCCGCAGCAAGAGCAACAGGACGCTTCAGACCAACATCGCCCTGAAGCTGGGGGCGGAAACGCACCTGAGCGCGCACCAGGTGCGCCAGGATGTCCTCCCGTACTTCCGGGCAATATATCAGAACGACAAGGACTTCCGGCTGAGGATGACCATCGACCTTCAGCTGGAAGAGGATGAGGTCTCCTACCTGATGGGGGACAAGGTGGACTCCGCCGTGGTGAAGCTGGTGATGAACGAGGTGAAGAAGGCCCTGGAGCCGAAGGAAGCTCCCAAGCAGGGGACGGCCAAGGCCGAGCGATCCCCGGAGCAGAAGGCGGCGAAGCCGCAGCCGGCGCCGTCCCAGCGCACCTTGTTCTAGGATGTTGATCATGGCCTCTGACCCCTCTTCCGATGTCTCCAGGGTGCTGGAAAGGCAGCAGTACAAGATGCACGGATCCCACTCCGCGGTCAAGCTGTGCCACTGGGTGCAGCAGAGCCTGCTGAAGGGGCGGCCCTGCTACAAGCAGGAGTTCTACGGCATCAGGTCGCACCGCTGCCTGCAGATGACCCCGGTGGTCAATCAGTGCACGCACAACTGCCTGTTCTGCTGGCGGGTGCAGGGCTTCGAGGCCCAGAATGTGGAATGGAAGGGCCCGGAGGAGATACTGGACGCCTGCATGGCCGAGCAGAGGAAGCTGGTGTCCGGCTTCGGCGGGGACCCCCGTTGCTCCAAGGAGCAATGGAAGGAGTCCCGGGAGCCCAAGCATGTCGCCATCTCGCTATCGGGCGAGCCGACCATGTATCCCCGCTTGGGGGAGTTCATCGAGATCTGCCATCGCAGGGGCATGACCACCTTCCTGGTCACGAATGGCACTCTGCCGGAGGTTTTGGAGAAGCTCGACCCTCTGCCGACGCAGCTGTACGTAACGGTGGCGGCGCCCAACGAGGAGGTGTACAAGAGGCTTTGCGTTCCTCGCATCCCCGACGGCTGGGAGAAGCTGCGCAGGACGCTGGAGCTGTTCCCCTCACTGGGGACCAGAACGGTCGTCCGCCACACCCTGGTCAACGGGTGGAACGTGGGCTGGGAGGATGAGTACGCCAAGCTCGACGCCATTGCCGACCCCATGTTCATCGAGCCGAAGGGCTACGTGTTCGTCGGGGATTCCAGACGCCGAATGACCATCGACAACATGCCCTCCCCCGCCATGGTGGCGGAGTTCGGACGGAGATTGGGCGACCGCCTGGGGATGGAGCTCCTG
Protein-coding regions in this window:
- a CDS encoding SPFH domain-containing protein; the protein is MTTELWFIALAIFVIVAVLLLVYNSVKIISPYEQGLYIRLGTFIKVLDPGLNVVTPIVSQVVKMDLRTQVLDVPRQEVITKDNSPTNVDAIIYVKVIDPSKAYFQVTNYRAATVYLAQTTLRSVVGDMELDEILSSREKINLKLRDILDEATDKWGVKVEAVEIREVDPAPKVKTAMEEQTSAERMRRATILRADGEKTGAILSAEGQKRARILQAEGVRQSKVLEAEGERLAIILQSQGEAQKLRILSVGASPLDSKALTVLSLQTMQALGEGQSTKWIVPFELSRVMEGVSEYLGTGRQTPARDVTSQEDIERAVGRPEDILGPIPTAEELRAELKNLEESMELEKAKAEAIAKDKDKHSV
- a CDS encoding DUF438 domain-containing protein, which encodes MYQDLMRLDDDPKVRVKAILGSLDKRKSPDEMEGPLRELLENIDPFELDRAEEELIDDGVTLDDIKHICDAHSRAITEVTEAQENFLELPGHPIYTLMEEHLNILRFVEGLRASARAIREDDGDMGDNTTLSEFGPFMKESQKHFQREEDVLFPLLERHRMMRAPAALWSEHDVLRSKEKEISQLIAKRGSMRSEDFAPAFECRVAQLLSLLNAHFYKENHELFPMAIKSLDAHEWNDAKKQFDEIGCGGPVPRHGTVGFTSAEVPTSQIVEEISMPTGNLTSEELEMIMDRLPMDLTYVDKDDKVRFFTTSPDRIFGRTPAVIGRKVQDCHPQKSVHVVQQILDDFKAGKRDQAEFWIDMGGKTVYIRYLALKDKQGKYQGVLEVTQDITRPRELQGERRLLGEK
- a CDS encoding replication factor C large subunit — translated: MSEDWTEVYRPRDLSEVVGNPKAVEQLKAWADAWEGGRPARKAAVLIGTPGTGKTSAALALAAEYKWDVVEMNASDQRNADAIRGIALRGALGQTFSSTGEFLSTKEGKLKLIILDEADNISGQEDRGGVPAMAELIRSTKQPVILIVNDWYSLSRKSSALKTETEQIKFATIRSVTVRGVLRKIARDRGVRISDRALELLAEKSKGDLRSAIRDLQAVATGVEEVNESSVMAVDSRDVEKNMNSALDDVLKHRDPAQARRSLGLVDETPDTKLLWIEENLPLVYRDRLDLYHGMDRAARASSFLGRVYRRQYFGFWSYASDLMSYGVCAAKQREYHGFMRYSFPQYLMRMSRSKSNRTLQTNIALKLGAETHLSAHQVRQDVLPYFRAIYQNDKDFRLRMTIDLQLEEDEVSYLMGDKVDSAVVKLVMNEVKKALEPKEAPKQGTAKAERSPEQKAAKPQPAPSQRTLF
- the twy1 gene encoding 4-demethylwyosine synthase TYW1; translation: MASDPSSDVSRVLERQQYKMHGSHSAVKLCHWVQQSLLKGRPCYKQEFYGIRSHRCLQMTPVVNQCTHNCLFCWRVQGFEAQNVEWKGPEEILDACMAEQRKLVSGFGGDPRCSKEQWKESREPKHVAISLSGEPTMYPRLGEFIEICHRRGMTTFLVTNGTLPEVLEKLDPLPTQLYVTVAAPNEEVYKRLCVPRIPDGWEKLRRTLELFPSLGTRTVVRHTLVNGWNVGWEDEYAKLDAIADPMFIEPKGYVFVGDSRRRMTIDNMPSPAMVAEFGRRLGDRLGMELLMERPDSRVALLGGKGAQVKIPGLDE